From one Pempheris klunzingeri isolate RE-2024b chromosome 5, fPemKlu1.hap1, whole genome shotgun sequence genomic stretch:
- the tat gene encoding tyrosine aminotransferase: protein MDNKPYLVQMNGNGVHGKSTVNAKSLNGTGMNGKGVHGHGIHHVSVNGSLYPAKAKSRRQRWEVKPSEMANNTLNPIRAIVDGMKLTPNPDKPMIALSIGDPTVFGNLPTDGAVLQAMKDAIDSQKYNGYAPSVGYLKSRQAVANFYSCPEAPLEAKDVILSSGCSQAIDLAISVLCNPGDNILVPCPGFSLYKTLAVSMGIEVKLYNLLPENSWEVDLQHMESLIDERTSCLIVTNPSNPCGSVFSKEHLQKILKVASKHCVPILADEIYNDMVFPGYSCPSLASLSSDVPILSCGGLAKRWLVPGWRMGWILIHDRNDVFGSEIRQGLVKLSQRILGACSIVQGALESILNNTPQSFYNKTISFLKSNSEICFNELSTVPGLNPIMPSGAMYLMVGIDMDHFPDFKNDVDFTEQLVTEQSVFCLPASAFEYPNFFRIVVTVPEEMMVEACGRIREFCQRHYRPRSRDSNDLDQ from the exons ATGGATAACAAGCCTTACTTGGTTCAGATGAATGGGAATGGAGTCCACGGCAAAAGCACCGTCAATGCTAAAAGCCTGAATGGGACCGGCATGAATGGGAAGGGAGTACACGGGCACGGCATCCACCATGTCAGTGTGAATGGCAGTTTGTATCCGGCCAAAGCCAAGAGCCGCAGGCAGAGGTGGGAGGTCAAGCCATCAGAAATGGCCAACAACACGCTCAATCCCATCAGGGCCATTGTGGATGGGATGAAGCTCACCCCGAACCCGGATAAACCCATGATCGCACTTTCCATAG GGGACCCCACTGTGTTTGGCAACCTGCCAACAGATGGTGCAGTGCTTCAGGCCATGAAAGATGCCATAGACTCTCAAAAATACAATGGCTATGCTCCATCCGTTG GTTATCTGAAGAGCCGGCAGGCAGTGGCCAACTTTTACAGCTGCCCTGAGGCACCCCTAGAGGCGAAG GATGTGATTTTGTCTAGTGGGTGCAGTCAGGCCATTGACCTGGCTATCAGTGTCCTGTGTAACCCAGGGGACAACATCCTGGTCCCGTGCCCTGGCTTCTCCTTATATAAGACTCTGGCTGTCTCCATGGGCATTGAGGTCAAACTCTATAACCTGCTG CCAGAGAACTCCTGGGAGGTTGACCTGCAACACATGGAGAGCCTAATTGACGAAAGAACATCCTGTCTGATTGTTACCAATCCATCAAACCCATGTGGCTCTGTCTTCAGCAAGGAACACCTACAGAAGATCCTCAAAG TGGCCTCCAAACACTGCGTTCCTATTCTAGCTGATGAAATCTACAACGATATG GTTTTCCCAGGTTACAGTTGTCCTTCCCTGGCATCTCTCAGCAGTGACGTTCCGATCCTTTCCTGTGGTGGCTTGGCTAAACGCTGGCTGGTCCCTGGTTGGAGGATGGGATGGATCCTCATCCATGACAGGAATGATGTATTTGGATCTGAG ATTCGACAGGGTCTGGTGAAACTGAGCCAACGTATTCTGGGTGCCTGCAGCATCGTTCAGGGTGCACTGGAGAGCATCCTCAACAACACACCTCAAAGCTTCTACAACAAAACCATCAGCTTTCTCAAG tcCAACTCAGAGATTTGTTTCAATGAGCTGTCCACCGTCCCCGGCCTGAACCCCATCATGCCATCAGGAGCCATGTACCTCATG GTGGGGATTGACATGGATCACTTTCCAGATTTTAAGAATGATGTGGACTTTACTGAACAGCTGGTGACTGAGCAGTCCGTcttctgcctgcctgcctca GCATTTGAGTATCCTAACTTCTTTCGCATTGTGGTGACGGTGCCAGAAGAGATGATGGTGGAGGCTTGTGGTCGGATCAGGGAGTTTTGTCAGCGCCACTACCGGCCCCGCAGCCGGGACAGCAATGATTTGGAccagtga